GGCACTGGTGGTTGACCCTATGCTGGCGACCGGCGGCTCTATGATTGCCACTATCGACCTGCTGAAAAAAGCCGGATGCCACACGATTAAAGTGCTGGTACTGGTTGCCGCGCCGGAAGGCGTTGCCGCACTGGAAGCGGCGCATCCTGACGTTGAGCTGTATACCGCGTCTATCGATCAGGGGCTGAATGATAAAGGCTACATCATTCCTGGCCTCGGCGATGCGGGCGACAAGATTTTCGGTACAAAATAATTTGTCGGCGATGGCTTATTCCGGCATCGCCTTCGTTTTATAGCGGCGCGTTAGCTGTGCCTGTTGCACTAAAGCGCCTCTTTTGACCAAATGGATAAGGAGTTTCGCATGTCTCGATATCACAGCCTGTTGGCTGCCGCGCTGACACTCACGCTTACCGCTCCGGTATGGAGTAAGGAAGCGCCGGTTAGCAACGCTAACAGCAACGTCAATAGCCGCGAAGTGGCAAGTGCGCTGGGCGGCATCACTAACAAGACGTTCTCGCAAAAAGAAGCGCCGGTTCTGAAAGTGGCTTCGTTTAATATCGCCGCAGGCAAGGTCAGTAAAATGACTGATATCGCCGTTGCAATCAGGGCGATGGATGTTGATATCGTGGCGCTTCAGGAAGTGGACAAGCTAACCGGTCGCAGCGGTAAGATCGATCAGCTGGCTGAGCTGATGAAGCTGACGGGAATGTACGGCGTGTTTGGTCGGGCGATTGACTTTGACGGCGGCGAGTACGGGCTAGCCTATCTGTCGAAATATCCGATTAAAGATACTGAGATCTATCCACTGCCTTCCGGCCAGCGCGAACAGCGCATCGCCTTCGTTGCCAAGGTTGACGTACCGCACTTTGCTGCGCCGATTACCGTGGTGAACGCGCATTTGGACACCAAAGAAGATCCGGCTATGCGTCTGGATCAGGTGCGTGAGCTTAACGATCGCACGATCGAGATCCGCGGCATCAAACTGCTGTTTGGCGACATGAACGACGTTCCTAACAGCGTGACTTGGCAAGAGCTTAACCGCTACTGGAACGACACTCAGCCAGCGGATAAAGACGGCCGCAGCTGGCCTGCGGAAAACGCCGAAATAAAAGTCGACTATATTTTTACCGGCAACGCTCAGCGCTGGCATCTGGATAACATCACCATTCCGAACACAAGCGGTGAATGGGCGGGTGTTAACTGGCCTTCCGTCAGCGACCATCTGCCGATTGTGGCAGAGCTCAGGATGATTGAGCAATAGTCAATGGAGACACGGAATATGGGCGATATAATCGCCCATATTTATGTCTGTAGTTTTTGTAGCTTCTGTAGTTCGGCTGACGCACGAGATGCGGGCAAACCGCCGATTGGCCATCGGCAATAGGGAAATAATAATAACGAATAACGGGCAAGGGTTGCCCGCGGCAGGTCGCGGGCGCAAATATCACCATTTAGATTAGAGGTCTACGCTATGCAACAGCCGTCTACAGTCGGCACTCACCCCCCAACCTGGCAAAACGTTCTGGTTGGCGCACAGATGCTGTTCGTTGCCTTTGGCGCGCTGGTTCTGGTTCCGCTGATTACCGGGCTAGACACTAACGTGGCGCTGTTTACCGCCGGTGTGGGGACACTTCTGTTTCAACTTTGCACAAAGGGAAAGGTGCCGGTCTTTCTGGCGTCGTCTTTCGCCTTCATTGTGCCTATCAGCTACGGTGTGCAAACCTGGGGTATTCCCGCCACCATGGGTGGTTTGTTTGCCGCGGGCGTGGTGTACATGATCTTCGGCGGCTTGATTAAGCTGCGCGGCTCTAAAGTCATTGAGACGCTGCTGCCGCCGGTCGTTACCGGGCCGATGATTGCCATTATCGGCCTGACGCTGGCTCCTGCGGCCGTTAATATGGCGCTGGGGAAAAGCGGTGACGGCGGCTCGGTGATTTTAGCTGACTACCGCGCAGCGCTGATTATCTCAATGCTGTCACTGCTGACCACGCTGCTGGTGGCGGTGTGGGCCAAGGGGATTTTCCGCCTGATCCCTATTCTGTCGGGCATTGTTGTCGGCTATGCCATTGCGCTGGCGATGGGGCTAGTGAACTTCCAGCCGGTGCTAGACGCGCCGTGGTTTGCGCTGCCGAACTTTACCGCCCCTGAATTCCACTGGCAGGCGATTCTGTTTATGCTGCCGGTGGTCATTGCGCCAACCATTGAACACGTCGGCGACATCATGGCGATAAGCTCTGTCACCGGTAAAGACTATGCCAAAGACCCAGGCCTGCACCGCACGCTGGGCGGTGACGGTATTGCAACGTCAGTCGCAGCCTGCTTTGGCGGCCCGCCCTGTATTACCTATGCAGAAGTTATTGGTGCCGTTACTCTGACGCGCAACTTTAACCCGATGGTCATGACTTTTGCGGCCTGCTGGGCGGTATTCATGTCCTTTATCGGTAAAATTGGCGCGTTCCTCAACACCATTCCTACGGTGGTAATGGGAGGCATTATGGTGCTGCTGTTCGGCTCTATCGCGGCAGTTGGGATCAATATCCTGATTAAAAACCGCGTTGACCTGTCCGTTGCGCGCAACCTGTGCATTGTGTCTATCGTGCTGGTGTTCGGCATCGGCGGCATGGTGTTCAACTTTGGTCAGTATTCTCTACAGGGGATCAGCCTGTGTGGTGTCATCGCCATCCTGCTAAACCTGATCCTGCCGAAGGCGCCTGCTTCTTCTAAGACGGACAGCGCAGCCCACTAAGCAGAATGACCGGCGGCTGTCTATTTGCCGCCGGTTTTCTGTCAGCTCTATGTCAGTTCTATGTCAGTTCTATGTAGTATCTCGCTGTGATAAACTAAACGCATCGCTAATTCGCTTTTACCGGGGCTTCTCTGAACTCGTCCATGCAGCTTTCTTTCCCGCTTTACCTCTCTGATGATGAGGTTTTCGCCAGCTTTTACCCTGGGGAAAACGGCGTGCTGCTGTCGGCGATCCACGGCGCTTTAGCGCAGGAACACAGCACCTATATCTACTTTTGGTGCTCAGAGGGGGGAGGGCGAACCCATCTGCTTAACGCCGCCTGTAGCGAGCTTTCTCAGAAAGGGCTGGCCGTTGGCTATGTGCCGTTGGACAAGCGCGCCTACTTCGTGCCGGAAGTGCTGGAGGGAATGGAGCATCTGTCTTTGGTGTGCATTGACAACATTGAGTGCATAGCGGGCGATGAAGCCTGGGAAATGGCGATTTTCAATCTTTATAACCGCATTTTAGAAACCGGCGCTACCCGCCTGCTGGTAAGCGGAGATCGACCACCGCGCCAGCTTAACCTGATGCTGCCGGATCTTGCCTCTCGCCTCGACTGGGGTCAAATTTACCGCCTTCATCCACTGTCGGACGACGACAAGCTTCAGGCGCTGATCCTGCGCGCTAAGCTGCGCGGCTTCGAACTGCCAGAAGACGTCGGCCGCTTCTTGCTCAAGCGTCTGGACAGAGACACCCGC
This DNA window, taken from Leminorella richardii, encodes the following:
- a CDS encoding endonuclease/exonuclease/phosphatase family protein, producing MSRYHSLLAAALTLTLTAPVWSKEAPVSNANSNVNSREVASALGGITNKTFSQKEAPVLKVASFNIAAGKVSKMTDIAVAIRAMDVDIVALQEVDKLTGRSGKIDQLAELMKLTGMYGVFGRAIDFDGGEYGLAYLSKYPIKDTEIYPLPSGQREQRIAFVAKVDVPHFAAPITVVNAHLDTKEDPAMRLDQVRELNDRTIEIRGIKLLFGDMNDVPNSVTWQELNRYWNDTQPADKDGRSWPAENAEIKVDYIFTGNAQRWHLDNITIPNTSGEWAGVNWPSVSDHLPIVAELRMIEQ
- a CDS encoding uracil-xanthine permease family protein, giving the protein MQQPSTVGTHPPTWQNVLVGAQMLFVAFGALVLVPLITGLDTNVALFTAGVGTLLFQLCTKGKVPVFLASSFAFIVPISYGVQTWGIPATMGGLFAAGVVYMIFGGLIKLRGSKVIETLLPPVVTGPMIAIIGLTLAPAAVNMALGKSGDGGSVILADYRAALIISMLSLLTTLLVAVWAKGIFRLIPILSGIVVGYAIALAMGLVNFQPVLDAPWFALPNFTAPEFHWQAILFMLPVVIAPTIEHVGDIMAISSVTGKDYAKDPGLHRTLGGDGIATSVAACFGGPPCITYAEVIGAVTLTRNFNPMVMTFAACWAVFMSFIGKIGAFLNTIPTVVMGGIMVLLFGSIAAVGINILIKNRVDLSVARNLCIVSIVLVFGIGGMVFNFGQYSLQGISLCGVIAILLNLILPKAPASSKTDSAAH
- the hda gene encoding DnaA inactivator Hda, which gives rise to MNSSMQLSFPLYLSDDEVFASFYPGENGVLLSAIHGALAQEHSTYIYFWCSEGGGRTHLLNAACSELSQKGLAVGYVPLDKRAYFVPEVLEGMEHLSLVCIDNIECIAGDEAWEMAIFNLYNRILETGATRLLVSGDRPPRQLNLMLPDLASRLDWGQIYRLHPLSDDDKLQALILRAKLRGFELPEDVGRFLLKRLDRDTRTLFNTLDRLDSASISAQRKLTIPFVKEALEL